The genomic stretch CTGGGGCGCTCCTTCACGCTGTTCAAGATGCTGGCGGGGGTGATGTGGTCCAAAGGTTATCAGGTAACGGACGCCGAGGTCCGCGAGCTGTATAACGCCATGGACCGCCACGATGGCCTTTTCTACCTCGCGGGAGCAGCGGGCTTCGTGGCCGATCACAAAGCGCAAGGCGATCGGCTCGACTTCGACCGCCTCTTCAAGGCTTATCGCGGCCAGTTCCCGTTCCTGGTGGGCGGCAGCGACGAGGATCCCTTTGAACATCGGCAGGTCGACCTCGCGCAAAGACGGCTGGGCAAGCTCGGCCTCCAGATCGAGCGCTTGCCCGGCGGTCACCTCACCACGCATGAGCAGCCGCAAGCCTTGGCGGCATTGATCGCGAAGTTCGAGCGAGGACTTTCAACAACACCTCAGGAGCCTTAGCCATGACCACCAATACGGAATCCGTTCGCGACCATTACCAGGCCGGGATAGAGGACGAGACAAAACTGCTCGCCAAGCTCAACCGCATCATCGATGAGATGGAGCCACCGCTGACGGCGGAAAAATTTGCGGGCTTCGACCAGTTTCATGTGGGCGGCCTTGCCGCGACCGCGGAATTGGCGAAGCGTAGTGAAATCACGCGCCACATGCGCGTGCTGGATGCCGGATCCGGCCTTGGCGGTCCTTCTCGCTTTCTTGCGGAAACATTCGGCTGTCATATCACTGGTGTGGATCTCACCCCGGCCTACGTGGCCGTCGCTACCCTTCTCGCGGAACGCGCCGGCCTCAGCGGCAAAGTAAGTTACCACGTTGGAAGCATTACCGAGCTGCCCTTCGAGGATGGCGGCTTTGATGTTGTCTGGAGCCAGCATGTGGTCATGAACATCGCAGACCGGGCCGGGCTCTATCGCGAACTCCGCCGCGTCCTGAAAACGGGCGGGACATTCGCCTTTTACGATCCGTACGT from bacterium encodes the following:
- a CDS encoding class I SAM-dependent methyltransferase — encoded protein: MTTNTESVRDHYQAGIEDETKLLAKLNRIIDEMEPPLTAEKFAGFDQFHVGGLAATAELAKRSEITRHMRVLDAGSGLGGPSRFLAETFGCHITGVDLTPAYVAVATLLAERAGLSGKVSYHVGSITELPFEDGGFDVVWSQHVVMNIADRAGLYRELRRVLKTGGTFAFYDPYVPDNGETPHYPVPWAESPATSTLLTKKATVAALEGAGFKVLAFDDITQIGVNWIANQQQQLRQATQRNIALTTGMVVGERMREMVANFGRNLVEGRLRLVMGKCHAA